Proteins found in one Pseudomonas frederiksbergensis genomic segment:
- a CDS encoding PAAR domain-containing protein, whose product MDIIRLGDSTTHGGTVIEAFSQTDLNGKPMAGVGHQVACPLCKGVFPIVEGGALLDVGGINVALHGMKTACGASLIASGPNGSAAA is encoded by the coding sequence ATGGACATTATTCGACTCGGCGACTCCACCACCCACGGCGGAACGGTAATTGAAGCGTTCAGCCAAACCGATTTAAACGGCAAGCCCATGGCCGGCGTTGGCCACCAAGTCGCGTGCCCGTTGTGCAAAGGAGTATTCCCCATCGTCGAGGGTGGTGCGCTACTGGATGTGGGCGGCATCAACGTCGCACTGCACGGCATGAAAACCGCCTGCGGTGCCAGCTTGATCGCCAGCGGCCCAAATGGCAGTGCCGCGGCCTGA